GAACCATTTGATCTATTAGTCGTGGATGAATCCGGGATGCAAGTTGCCGAGCCGCAGCATCCCGGCGTTCCAGCCGAGTACCGAGTTTCTTCCGAATGGAAAATGCACCTGGCGTTATATCGAGCGCGTCCGGATATTCACGCGGTCGTTCACGCCCATCCGCCATTTGCTACAGCTTGGGCAGCCTCACGGAAAGAGTTGCCGGAACCAGTACTGCCGGAAGTGACCGTAATCTTGCGCGAAGTACCATTGGTTCCCTTTGCGGTACCCGGCACGCAGGAATTTGCCGATACAGTAGCAAAAGTTGCACGGGAGAAAAATACGACGGTGCTGCTGCTGGCTAATCACGGGGTCGTTGCGGTAGGCGCTGACCCGATTGCAGCGCTGGATCAACTGGAGCGGGTTGAGCATGCCGCAAAAATCCTTCTGCTCAGTAAAATCATCGACGGACCCGTAAAACTTACCGAGTCTGAAGCGGCTGCATTAGCTGCCGCTTACCCGCGATAGGATCGAATATGCGTATCCTCATCATCGGAGCCGGAGAAGTCGGTTCGCATCTTGCTAAGATGCTGCGCCGTTACCGGCATGAAGTTGTCGTCGTGGAACCGGACGCCGAACGGCTCGAACACCTTGCTTCCGTTGCTGACATTCTGCCGGTACGCGGGTTGGGGACTTCCCCGGAAACGTTGCAGGAAGCAGGCATCCGCGAAGCCGATATGATTATCGCCGTAACCACGGTCGATGAAGTCAACCTCCTCGCGTGTACACTTGCCAATCAAGTCAATGTCCCGGTAAAAATCGCGCGCGTCCGAAACCAAGAGTACGCAACCCTCACCAGTCTCGAGAGTAAATTCAAACTTGGCATCGATTTGATGGTGCACCCCGAGCTGGAGGCGGCGCGGGAAATCGCGAATTTGGTGCGTTACAATCGCGCACTGGATTATCATGTTTACGGTGGCGGGAAGATTCAACTCATCGGAGTGAAGGTCGCTGCCAATGCATCGTTAGTCGATAAACAATTATCATTGCTATACAATGGGTCGAATAGTTATCCGTTCCGGGTAGTAGCAA
The nucleotide sequence above comes from bacterium. Encoded proteins:
- a CDS encoding class II aldolase/adducin family protein, with the translated sequence MLLQTGHRLDERGFIAANDGNLSARWQTGRFLVTRSGSMKGRLEPFDLLVVDESGMQVAEPQHPGVPAEYRVSSEWKMHLALYRARPDIHAVVHAHPPFATAWAASRKELPEPVLPEVTVILREVPLVPFAVPGTQEFADTVAKVAREKNTTVLLLANHGVVAVGADPIAALDQLERVEHAAKILLLSKIIDGPVKLTESEAAALAAAYPR